One genomic segment of Pseudomonadota bacterium includes these proteins:
- a CDS encoding metallopeptidase family protein yields MAIASTKPPSLADIEAIAYEAFASIPEALRQHAEGVVIRVDEFPDEETERDMGLESPFDILGLYRGTALDRKSLHDVPHQPDMVFLYRRPLLDFWAESGEDLHHLVRHVLIHEIGHHFGFSDEDMEAIEAGV; encoded by the coding sequence ATGGCTATCGCCAGCACCAAACCGCCGAGCCTCGCCGACATCGAGGCGATCGCCTACGAGGCCTTCGCCTCGATCCCGGAGGCGCTGCGCCAGCATGCCGAGGGCGTGGTGATCCGGGTCGACGAGTTTCCCGACGAGGAGACCGAGCGCGACATGGGGCTCGAAAGCCCCTTCGACATTCTCGGCCTCTATCGCGGCACCGCGCTCGACCGCAAGAGCCTCCACGATGTGCCGCACCAGCCCGACATGGTCTTCCTCTACCGTAGGCCGCTCTTGGACTTTTGGGCGGAATCGGGCGAGGATCTGCATCACCTCGTGCGCCACGTGCTGATCCACGAGATCGGCCATCACTTCGGCTTTTCGGACGAAGACATGGAAGCGATCGAAGCCGGCGTGTGA
- a CDS encoding 4a-hydroxytetrahydrobiopterin dehydratase has translation MAGKLTGAGRAKAISQLPGWSEVKDRDAIQKSFKFKDFNAAWGFMARIALMAEKLDHHPEWFNVYNRVDITLSTHDAGGVSERDIKLATFIESAARE, from the coding sequence ATGGCAGGCAAGCTCACCGGCGCCGGGCGCGCCAAGGCGATCTCCCAGCTTCCCGGCTGGAGCGAGGTCAAGGATCGCGACGCCATTCAGAAATCCTTCAAGTTCAAGGATTTCAATGCGGCCTGGGGGTTCATGGCGCGCATCGCCTTGATGGCGGAGAAGCTGGACCACCATCCCGAGTGGTTCAACGTCTACAACCGTGTCGACATCACGCTCTCGACCCATGATGCCGGCGGCGTCAGCGAGCGCGACATCAAGCTCGCGACCTTCATCGAGAGCGCCGCGCGGGAGTGA
- a CDS encoding SDR family NAD(P)-dependent oxidoreductase, whose translation MQLAGVPALVTGGGSGLGEATARALAGAGAKVAILDVNQKAAARVAADIGAFAIACDVADAAWGEAAVSGAAAVNGPARIAVNCAGIGPADRIVGKDGPMALDQFRRVIEINLIGSFNIMRLAAAGMQALPPLADGERGVIISTASVAAYEGQIGQAAYAASKGGIVALTLPAAREFARHGIRVVAIAPGLFATPMLIGMPEQVKTNLAASVPFPSRLGKPEEYARLVLAIIDNPMLNGEVIRLDGAIRMQPR comes from the coding sequence ATGCAGCTGGCAGGTGTGCCGGCCCTGGTGACCGGCGGCGGATCGGGGCTCGGCGAGGCGACGGCCCGCGCGCTGGCCGGTGCGGGCGCCAAGGTGGCGATCCTCGACGTCAACCAGAAGGCGGCGGCGCGGGTGGCGGCCGATATCGGCGCCTTCGCCATCGCCTGCGACGTGGCCGATGCCGCCTGGGGCGAGGCGGCGGTTTCCGGCGCGGCGGCGGTCAACGGCCCGGCCCGCATCGCCGTCAACTGCGCCGGGATCGGACCGGCGGACCGCATCGTCGGCAAGGACGGGCCGATGGCCCTCGACCAGTTCCGCCGCGTGATCGAGATCAATCTCATCGGCAGCTTCAACATCATGCGTCTGGCCGCCGCCGGCATGCAGGCGCTGCCGCCCTTGGCCGATGGCGAGCGCGGCGTCATCATCTCCACCGCGTCGGTCGCCGCCTATGAAGGCCAGATCGGCCAGGCCGCCTATGCCGCCTCCAAAGGCGGCATCGTCGCCTTGACCTTGCCGGCTGCGCGCGAGTTCGCCCGCCATGGCATTCGCGTGGTCGCGATCGCGCCCGGGCTCTTCGCCACGCCGATGCTGATCGGCATGCCCGAGCAGGTCAAGACCAACCTCGCCGCCAGCGTCCCCTTCCCCTCGCGCCTCGGCAAACCCGAGGAATACGCCCGCCTGGTGCTGGCGATCATCGACAACCCGATGCTGAACGGCGAAGTCATCCGCCTCGACGGCGCCATCCGCATGCAGCCGCGGTAG
- a CDS encoding GNAT family N-acetyltransferase: MAEQTQHPASAPAAAHVRRATVTDAATLIRLLGQLIAETDFLGPQPGEQVLSADRLAEHIGTRASGEHGIIVIASAGGQLVGYIEAHAGQFRAIRHSCNILGVGVLRTFQGRGIATSMFKMLREWGSEHAKHRFMLTVRADNVSALALYERQGFKREGVLHRQVFVGGQYRDEYMMALWVD; this comes from the coding sequence GTGGCCGAGCAAACCCAGCATCCGGCGTCCGCTCCCGCCGCCGCCCATGTCCGCCGGGCGACGGTGACCGATGCAGCCACGCTGATCCGGCTCTTGGGCCAGCTCATAGCCGAGACCGACTTCCTCGGGCCCCAGCCCGGCGAGCAGGTGCTGTCGGCGGACCGGCTGGCCGAGCATATCGGCACGCGGGCATCAGGCGAGCACGGGATCATCGTCATCGCCTCTGCCGGCGGGCAGCTCGTGGGCTATATCGAGGCCCATGCCGGCCAATTCCGGGCCATCCGTCACAGCTGCAACATCCTGGGCGTGGGCGTGCTCCGCACCTTTCAGGGACGCGGCATCGCCACCTCCATGTTCAAGATGCTCCGAGAATGGGGTTCCGAGCACGCCAAGCACCGTTTCATGCTGACGGTGCGGGCCGACAATGTGTCGGCCCTCGCCCTCTATGAGCGTCAAGGCTTCAAGCGCGAAGGCGTGCTGCACCGCCAGGTATTCGTCGGCGGCCAGTACCGCGACGAATACATGATGGCGCTCTGGGTCGACTAA
- a CDS encoding DMT family transporter: MLYRADPAPGKVRLVDSSGPSLLLARFAPKSAAVEGMLWMLAAAGTGTFMSTAIRLASSELHPMQVAFFRCVFGVLYMLPWLIRSGLGTMRTTRMRLYWLRALIAAASLLSWFYAVSRMPIAEATALGFTTPLFATMGAALILRETVRLRRWSATIVGFLGVLLIVRPGHQDIGLPAMLALFSSVTAAASVLLIKTLARTEAANAIVTYTMLYLTPMALGPALLVWQTPSLKALGLCLLVGVVGTTSALCQTRAFACADASAVLPIDYIRLPFVALIGYIAFGEVPDQFVWIGGAIIAAASVYIAHREAIVARSALAAAATAEHPLPKALEPKS, from the coding sequence GTGCTATACCGCGCCGATCCGGCGCCGGGCAAGGTCCGCTTGGTCGACAGTAGCGGGCCATCCCTCTTGCTTGCGCGCTTTGCCCCAAAATCGGCTGCCGTCGAGGGCATGCTGTGGATGCTGGCTGCTGCCGGCACCGGCACCTTCATGTCCACCGCGATCCGGCTGGCGTCCAGCGAATTGCATCCGATGCAGGTGGCGTTCTTCCGCTGCGTCTTCGGCGTCCTCTACATGCTGCCCTGGCTCATCCGCTCGGGGCTCGGCACAATGCGCACCACCCGCATGCGGCTCTATTGGTTGCGGGCGCTCATCGCCGCCGCCTCGCTGCTCTCCTGGTTCTACGCGGTCTCGCGCATGCCGATCGCGGAAGCGACCGCGCTTGGCTTCACCACGCCGCTCTTTGCCACCATGGGGGCGGCCTTGATCCTGCGCGAGACCGTGCGCCTCAGGCGCTGGTCGGCCACGATCGTCGGCTTCCTCGGCGTCCTCCTGATCGTGCGCCCCGGCCACCAGGACATCGGCCTGCCGGCGATGCTGGCGCTCTTCTCCTCGGTCACCGCGGCCGCCTCGGTGCTCCTGATCAAGACCTTGGCGCGCACCGAAGCCGCGAACGCGATCGTCACCTACACCATGCTGTATCTGACGCCGATGGCCTTGGGCCCCGCACTCCTGGTCTGGCAGACGCCCTCCTTGAAGGCGCTCGGCCTTTGCCTTCTCGTCGGCGTCGTCGGCACCACCAGCGCGCTGTGCCAGACCCGGGCCTTCGCCTGCGCCGATGCCTCCGCGGTGCTGCCGATCGACTACATCCGGCTGCCTTTCGTGGCGCTCATCGGCTACATCGCCTTCGGCGAGGTACCCGACCAGTTCGTGTGGATCGGCGGCGCCATCATCGCCGCCGCGTCGGTCTACATCGCGCACCGTGAGGCGATCGTCGCCCGTTCCGCTTTGGCCGCGGCGGCGACCGCCGAGCATCCGCTGCCGAAGGCGCTCGAGCCAAAATCTTGA
- a CDS encoding acetoacetate--CoA ligase, with protein sequence MDSSNEAPLWQPTPERIQRANLTGFIAHIGRAFGVKIADYPGLDEWSIREPERFWQALWSYAGVKAAAQGERTIENPGKMPGAKFFPDARLNFAENLLRRRGNEDAIVFWGEDKVRRRLSWDELQGAVAGFAAALRGQGVKPGDRVAGFMPNMPETVIAALGAASVGAVWSSCSPDFGVSGVIDRFGQIKPKILVAAEGYYYNGKAFDTLGKLQEILAQLPTVEKAVIVSYTRESADLSKLPRALPWAEFVKVTGKGAIAFEQLPFNHPLYILYSSGTTGVPKCIVHGAGGTLLQHLKEHRLHSDVRAGDRVFYFTTCGWMMWNWLVSALASEATLLLYDGSPFHPSGNILFDYADAETCTLFGTSAKFIDAVAKAGLKPRLTHSLASMRTICSTGSPLAPESFDYVYADIKADVCLSSISGGTDIVSCFALGNPVGAVWRGELQARGLGLKVEVWDEDGNPVRGEKGELVCTAPFPCMPIEFFNDPDGAKYRAAYFEKYPNVWCHGDYVELTQHDGLIIYGRSDATLKPGGVRIGTAEIYRQVEQIDEVVESLVIGQDWDNDVRVVLFVKLRDGIPLTKEIEDKIRKQVRIGASPRHVPAKILQVADIPRTKSGKIVELAVRNVVHGRPVKNVDALANPEALALYRDRAELAS encoded by the coding sequence ATGGACTCGTCCAACGAGGCGCCGCTGTGGCAGCCGACGCCGGAGCGGATCCAGCGGGCGAACCTCACCGGCTTCATCGCCCATATCGGGCGCGCATTTGGCGTCAAGATCGCCGACTATCCCGGGCTCGATGAGTGGTCGATCCGCGAGCCGGAGCGGTTCTGGCAGGCACTCTGGTCCTATGCCGGGGTCAAAGCCGCCGCCCAAGGCGAGCGGACGATCGAGAACCCCGGAAAGATGCCCGGGGCCAAATTCTTTCCCGACGCCAGGCTCAACTTCGCCGAAAACCTGCTGAGGCGTCGCGGGAATGAGGACGCCATCGTCTTCTGGGGCGAGGATAAGGTGCGCCGGCGCTTGAGCTGGGATGAGCTCCAGGGTGCGGTCGCCGGCTTCGCCGCGGCCTTGCGCGGCCAGGGTGTGAAGCCGGGCGACCGGGTCGCCGGCTTCATGCCGAACATGCCGGAGACGGTGATCGCCGCGCTGGGTGCTGCCAGCGTCGGCGCGGTGTGGTCGTCATGCTCGCCCGATTTCGGCGTGAGCGGCGTCATCGACCGCTTCGGCCAGATCAAGCCCAAGATCCTGGTGGCGGCCGAGGGCTACTACTACAACGGCAAGGCCTTCGACACGCTCGGCAAGCTCCAGGAGATCCTGGCTCAGCTGCCTACCGTCGAGAAGGCGGTGATCGTCTCCTATACGCGCGAGAGCGCCGATCTCTCGAAGCTGCCGCGGGCGCTCCCTTGGGCGGAGTTCGTCAAGGTAACGGGCAAGGGTGCCATCGCCTTCGAGCAGCTCCCCTTCAACCACCCGCTCTACATCCTCTACTCCTCGGGTACCACGGGCGTGCCCAAATGCATCGTGCACGGCGCCGGCGGAACGCTGCTCCAGCATCTGAAAGAGCACCGGCTGCATTCCGACGTGAGGGCCGGCGACCGGGTGTTCTACTTCACCACCTGCGGCTGGATGATGTGGAACTGGCTGGTCTCGGCGCTGGCATCCGAGGCGACGCTGCTCCTCTATGACGGCTCGCCGTTCCACCCCTCCGGAAACATTCTCTTCGACTACGCCGATGCGGAGACATGCACGCTCTTCGGCACTTCGGCGAAGTTCATCGATGCCGTCGCCAAGGCGGGCCTGAAGCCGCGCCTGACCCACAGCCTCGCCAGCATGCGCACGATCTGCTCGACCGGCTCGCCTTTGGCGCCGGAGAGCTTCGATTACGTCTATGCGGACATCAAGGCCGATGTCTGCCTCTCTTCGATCTCCGGCGGCACCGATATCGTCTCCTGCTTCGCCTTGGGCAATCCCGTGGGCGCAGTGTGGCGCGGCGAGCTGCAGGCGCGCGGGCTCGGCCTCAAGGTCGAGGTCTGGGACGAGGACGGCAACCCGGTCCGGGGCGAGAAGGGCGAGCTCGTGTGCACGGCGCCGTTCCCCTGCATGCCGATCGAGTTCTTCAACGATCCCGACGGGGCGAAGTACCGGGCCGCCTATTTCGAGAAATATCCGAATGTCTGGTGCCACGGCGACTATGTCGAGCTGACCCAGCATGACGGCCTCATCATCTATGGCCGCTCCGATGCGACCTTGAAGCCGGGCGGCGTGCGCATCGGCACCGCGGAGATCTACCGGCAGGTCGAGCAGATCGACGAGGTGGTGGAGAGCCTGGTCATCGGCCAGGACTGGGACAACGACGTGCGCGTGGTCTTGTTCGTGAAGCTCCGCGACGGGATTCCGCTCACCAAGGAGATCGAGGACAAGATCCGCAAGCAGGTGCGCATCGGCGCCAGCCCTCGGCACGTGCCGGCAAAGATCCTGCAGGTCGCCGACATTCCGCGCACCAAGTCAGGCAAGATCGTCGAGCTTGCGGTGCGCAACGTGGTGCATGGCCGGCCGGTCAAGAACGTGGACGCGCTCGCCAACCCGGAAGCGCTCGCGCTCTATCGGGATCGCGCTGAGTTGGCGAGCTGA
- a CDS encoding diguanylate cyclase — translation MSDLLQSLSRRSVEEILAVLEAAIEEHQAWLQRWHRSVVCKLQPSSDLVSENAHYLCRFGSWYDLHGGAGIVDQPAFDELGDAHRLMHDHGRWLAARAWKDSRVPAEEYEAFMAKVVAFQGQARRLERAFRAALSDLDPLTGVHNRKSMLAELAREQDRAQRTHQPCCFALGDLDHFKQINDRYGHVVGDRVLLAAAGSFLSSLRPYDSLFRYGGEEFLFCLPDTALDQAQRTLDRLRQRLAEQPIEVEDGERVQVTVSFGIALAIADVPIETLIERADRALYEAKQQGRNRVEVWREDLPTNPVA, via the coding sequence GTGAGCGATCTGCTGCAGTCCTTGTCGCGCCGCAGCGTCGAGGAGATCCTGGCCGTGCTCGAGGCGGCGATCGAGGAGCATCAGGCCTGGCTGCAGCGCTGGCATCGTTCGGTCGTCTGCAAGCTGCAGCCCTCCTCCGATCTCGTCTCGGAGAACGCCCACTACCTCTGCCGCTTCGGCAGCTGGTACGACCTGCATGGCGGCGCCGGGATCGTCGACCAGCCGGCCTTCGACGAACTAGGCGACGCCCATCGCCTGATGCATGACCACGGGCGCTGGCTGGCGGCGCGCGCGTGGAAGGATTCCCGGGTGCCGGCGGAGGAGTACGAGGCCTTCATGGCCAAGGTCGTGGCCTTCCAGGGCCAGGCCCGGCGGCTCGAGCGCGCGTTTCGCGCAGCCTTATCCGACCTCGACCCGCTGACCGGCGTGCACAACCGCAAGAGCATGCTGGCCGAGCTCGCCCGCGAGCAGGATCGCGCCCAGCGCACCCATCAGCCCTGTTGCTTCGCCTTGGGCGATCTCGACCATTTCAAGCAGATCAACGACCGCTACGGCCATGTCGTGGGCGACCGGGTGCTCCTGGCGGCGGCGGGCTCGTTCCTGTCGAGCCTCAGGCCCTACGACTCGCTCTTTCGCTATGGCGGCGAGGAGTTTCTATTCTGCTTGCCCGACACCGCGCTCGATCAGGCCCAGCGCACGCTGGATCGCCTGCGCCAGCGCCTGGCCGAGCAGCCGATCGAGGTGGAGGACGGTGAGCGCGTGCAGGTGACCGTCTCCTTCGGCATCGCGTTGGCGATCGCCGACGTGCCGATCGAGACGTTGATCGAGCGGGCCGACCGAGCCCTCTACGAGGCGAAGCAGCAGGGACGCAATCGCGTCGAGGTTTGGCGCGAGGACCTGCCGACGAACCCGGTGGCCTGA
- a CDS encoding pyridoxal phosphate-dependent aminotransferase, giving the protein MNIALRPAVRPRIDALADSKIREVAAPWMTNTDVIPLWFGEPDLPTPRFICDAASAAMAAGKTQYTPSGGIAELRRALALYQEGLKGRAIDPERIVVTASGMSAIQVVMQSLIDPGDRVVIPHPLWPNAAAVIQAQGGTVTPVLLEAENGVWHLDLEKLFAALGEDARALFLNSPGNPTGWMMTSEQQRQILDYCRRRGIWIIADEVYERIVYEAPVAPSFLSLAEPEDRVIAINSFSKTWCMTGWRLGWVTAPSFLVATLHRLNEFNTSGSNTFVQWAGVTAVEAGEPFVEAQLQRYRRARDLVFQRLSGMRRVSLLRPAGAFYAFFRVDGMKDSLAFAKRLVAEHRVGLAPGTAFGAGGEGHLRLCFASAPETLSRAMDRIETALSKI; this is encoded by the coding sequence GTGAATATCGCTCTGCGGCCGGCGGTCCGGCCCCGCATCGACGCGCTCGCGGATTCGAAGATTCGCGAAGTCGCCGCTCCGTGGATGACCAATACGGACGTGATCCCGCTCTGGTTCGGCGAGCCGGATCTGCCGACGCCGCGCTTCATCTGCGATGCGGCCTCCGCCGCCATGGCAGCGGGCAAGACCCAGTACACGCCGTCCGGCGGCATTGCCGAGCTCAGGCGGGCGCTCGCCCTCTACCAGGAAGGCTTGAAGGGCCGCGCCATCGATCCCGAGCGGATCGTGGTGACCGCATCCGGCATGAGCGCCATCCAGGTGGTGATGCAGTCGCTCATCGATCCGGGCGACCGCGTCGTCATTCCGCACCCGCTCTGGCCCAATGCCGCCGCGGTGATCCAGGCCCAGGGCGGGACGGTCACGCCGGTGCTGCTCGAAGCCGAGAACGGCGTCTGGCATCTCGATCTGGAGAAGCTGTTCGCCGCCCTCGGCGAGGATGCCCGCGCGCTTTTCCTCAACAGCCCGGGCAATCCCACGGGATGGATGATGACATCCGAGCAGCAGCGGCAGATCCTCGACTATTGCCGCCGCCGCGGGATCTGGATCATCGCCGATGAGGTCTACGAGCGCATCGTCTACGAGGCGCCGGTGGCACCCTCGTTCCTCTCCCTGGCCGAACCCGAGGACCGGGTGATTGCGATCAACAGCTTCTCCAAGACCTGGTGCATGACCGGCTGGCGCCTGGGATGGGTCACGGCACCCTCCTTCCTGGTCGCGACCTTGCATCGCCTGAACGAGTTCAACACCAGCGGCTCCAACACCTTCGTGCAATGGGCCGGGGTGACCGCGGTCGAGGCGGGGGAGCCGTTCGTCGAAGCGCAGCTCCAGCGCTACCGCCGGGCGCGGGATCTGGTGTTCCAGCGGCTTTCCGGCATGCGGCGGGTCTCGCTTCTGCGCCCCGCCGGGGCCTTCTATGCCTTCTTCCGGGTGGATGGCATGAAGGACAGCCTCGCCTTCGCCAAACGCCTGGTGGCCGAGCATCGGGTCGGCCTCGCCCCCGGCACCGCCTTCGGGGCGGGCGGGGAGGGCCATCTCAGGCTGTGCTTTGCCAGCGCACCCGAAACCCTGAGCCGCGCCATGGACCGCATCGAGACGGCGCTCAGCAAGATCTAA
- a CDS encoding DUF1127 domain-containing protein produces the protein MRTPSTANSASSLSSARPLGLADLPRRIVDTLLLWQRRASERRHLLSMDDRLLQDLGVSRLDVEFEASKPFWRA, from the coding sequence ATGCGGACCCCCTCCACGGCCAACTCGGCCAGCAGTCTTTCCAGCGCGCGGCCCCTCGGCTTGGCCGACCTGCCGCGGCGCATCGTCGACACGCTCTTGCTCTGGCAGCGCCGGGCCTCCGAGCGGCGGCATCTCCTCAGCATGGATGACCGGCTGCTGCAGGATCTGGGCGTGTCGCGCCTCGACGTCGAGTTCGAGGCCTCGAAGCCGTTCTGGCGCGCTTAA
- a CDS encoding glutathione S-transferase family protein, which translates to MAEITIHGIPGSPFVRSALLGLEEKGVSYRLAAMAMGEHKSEAHLQRNPFGRIPVLDHGAFRLYETQAILRYVDAAFPGPALQPKEVPAAARMNQIAGIVDWYFFPQVSATITWQRIIVPQFRGGTPDEAVIAAALPNARICVDELERLKGDNAFMAGGQISIADLMLAPHLAYFARTPEGAGMLKGKTLAAWLARMNERASMQATEREKLLSAA; encoded by the coding sequence ATGGCCGAGATCACCATCCACGGCATCCCGGGAAGCCCTTTTGTCAGGAGCGCCTTGCTGGGCCTGGAGGAGAAGGGTGTCTCCTACCGTCTGGCCGCCATGGCAATGGGCGAGCACAAGAGCGAGGCGCATCTGCAGCGCAACCCCTTCGGCCGTATACCGGTGCTGGATCACGGTGCGTTTCGGCTCTACGAGACGCAGGCGATCCTGCGCTACGTCGACGCCGCCTTTCCCGGGCCGGCACTGCAGCCCAAAGAGGTGCCTGCCGCCGCGCGCATGAATCAGATCGCCGGCATCGTCGATTGGTATTTTTTCCCGCAGGTCTCGGCGACGATCACCTGGCAGCGCATCATCGTGCCGCAGTTCCGGGGCGGCACGCCGGACGAAGCAGTGATCGCCGCTGCGCTGCCGAATGCGCGGATCTGCGTGGACGAGCTCGAGCGACTGAAAGGCGACAACGCCTTCATGGCCGGCGGCCAGATTTCGATCGCCGATCTGATGCTGGCGCCGCACCTTGCCTATTTCGCGAGGACGCCGGAAGGCGCGGGCATGCTGAAAGGCAAGACGCTCGCCGCCTGGCTCGCGCGCATGAACGAGCGCGCGAGCATGCAGGCGACGGAGCGGGAAAAGCTGCTCAGCGCCGCCTGA
- a CDS encoding class I SAM-dependent methyltransferase — translation MTRDNDPVRAQYETYPYPPRDPRDESKRLIEGSPSHLLEIDHYIYAGKRDWRLPFRALIAGGGTGDGAIMLAQHLADRAVPAAVNYIDLSSASLAVAKARAKARGLANISFEQRAIEAVDEEAAFDYIDCCGVLHHLAYPKAGLARLARALKPEGGIGLMVYATFGRTGVYPMQALIRQIADDLPDRERISLTRRLLAQLPPTNWLQRNPFVGDHVTGDDAGVYDLLLHRQDRSYSVPELAELLAGAGLRVSSFIEPARYEPRSYVSDATLLPRFDRLAPLDRAAAAERLAGNLARHVLYAVRADNAGPSVASPDSPDWVPVFRNLDPATVAAGIKPSGTLTAEVDGVILRSPLPPLAPAIAKRIDGRSSLGEIRQALTGEVAKDLDEAAFDRQFRLFYAAFNGLNRLLLRQR, via the coding sequence TTGACTCGCGACAACGATCCGGTTCGCGCCCAGTACGAAACCTATCCCTACCCACCGCGGGACCCGCGGGATGAATCGAAGCGGCTGATCGAGGGCAGCCCCAGCCACCTCCTCGAGATCGACCACTACATCTACGCCGGCAAACGCGACTGGCGCCTGCCGTTCCGCGCGCTCATTGCCGGCGGCGGTACCGGCGACGGGGCGATCATGCTGGCGCAGCACCTGGCCGACCGCGCTGTTCCGGCGGCGGTCAACTACATCGACCTCTCCAGCGCCTCTTTGGCCGTGGCGAAGGCCCGCGCGAAGGCGCGGGGCCTTGCCAACATCAGCTTCGAGCAACGCGCGATCGAAGCCGTGGACGAGGAGGCGGCCTTCGACTACATCGATTGCTGCGGGGTGCTGCATCACCTCGCATATCCAAAAGCCGGGCTCGCCCGCTTGGCGCGCGCGCTCAAGCCCGAGGGCGGCATCGGCCTCATGGTCTATGCCACCTTCGGGCGCACCGGCGTCTATCCGATGCAGGCGCTGATCCGCCAGATCGCCGACGATCTCCCCGATCGCGAGCGGATCTCGCTGACGCGACGGCTCTTGGCCCAGCTTCCGCCCACCAACTGGTTGCAGCGCAACCCCTTCGTCGGGGATCACGTCACGGGCGACGATGCAGGCGTCTACGATCTCCTGTTGCATCGCCAGGATCGCTCCTACTCCGTGCCGGAGCTGGCTGAGCTCCTCGCCGGCGCCGGACTCAGAGTGTCGTCCTTCATCGAGCCCGCGCGCTATGAGCCAAGGAGCTACGTCAGCGACGCCACCTTGTTGCCGCGTTTCGACCGCCTGGCTCCCTTGGATCGGGCCGCGGCGGCCGAGCGGCTTGCGGGCAACCTTGCCCGTCACGTGCTCTATGCGGTTAGAGCCGACAACGCCGGGCCGAGCGTAGCCAGCCCTGACAGTCCCGATTGGGTCCCGGTCTTCCGCAATCTCGATCCTGCCACCGTGGCCGCCGGGATCAAGCCATCCGGTACCCTGACCGCCGAGGTCGACGGCGTCATTCTGCGCTCTCCCCTGCCGCCTCTCGCCCCGGCGATCGCAAAGCGCATCGACGGGCGATCCAGCCTTGGTGAAATCCGACAGGCGCTGACGGGCGAGGTCGCCAAGGATCTGGACGAGGCCGCGTTCGATCGCCAGTTCCGGCTGTTCTATGCCGCCTTCAATGGCTTGAACCGCCTGCTGCTGCGCCAGCGCTAG
- a CDS encoding asparaginase, with protein sequence MISRPHPRAEPMIAPPILAEVTRGDMVESRHRGSLAVIDAKGRVLEALGEIGTPIYPRSAIKPLQAIVLVESGAAERFQVSDREVALASASHNGEPMHVDAVRAWLQRIELSEADLECGVQLPSYTEVAHRLIRSGIEPSQLHNNCSGKHTGFLTVARHLGVPTKGYINPDHPVQRALLALFEELCEANLRQRPRGRDGCSIPVFGVSLTEMARALAHLADPTGLSPGRAAACRRVVAAVAANPLMIAGTGRFDSKVIAACRGRILVKGGAEGVHAAALPEKGIGVAIKIEDGAGRASGIAMGQALVRLGALSREEAASLADEFTPTLRNWVGTPVGQIHPASDAAF encoded by the coding sequence ATGATCAGCCGCCCCCACCCACGTGCCGAACCGATGATCGCCCCACCGATCCTGGCGGAGGTGACCCGTGGCGATATGGTCGAAAGCCGCCATCGCGGCTCGCTCGCCGTGATCGATGCCAAGGGCCGTGTCCTCGAGGCCCTGGGCGAGATCGGGACGCCGATCTATCCGCGTTCGGCGATCAAGCCGTTGCAGGCCATCGTCTTGGTCGAATCCGGTGCCGCGGAGCGGTTCCAGGTGAGCGACCGCGAGGTGGCGCTGGCGTCCGCGTCGCACAATGGCGAGCCCATGCATGTGGACGCGGTTAGGGCTTGGCTGCAACGGATCGAACTCTCCGAAGCCGATCTCGAATGCGGCGTGCAGCTGCCGAGCTATACCGAGGTCGCCCATAGGCTGATCCGCTCCGGCATCGAGCCGAGCCAGCTCCACAACAACTGCTCGGGCAAGCACACGGGCTTTCTCACCGTCGCCCGGCATCTGGGTGTGCCGACCAAGGGTTACATCAACCCCGATCATCCGGTGCAGCGGGCGCTCCTCGCGTTGTTCGAGGAGCTCTGCGAGGCCAATCTGCGGCAGCGCCCGCGCGGGCGCGACGGCTGCAGCATTCCGGTCTTCGGCGTGAGCTTGACCGAGATGGCCCGCGCGCTCGCGCACCTGGCCGACCCAACGGGGCTTTCGCCTGGGCGCGCCGCCGCCTGCCGGCGCGTCGTCGCCGCGGTCGCCGCAAATCCGCTCATGATCGCCGGCACCGGCCGCTTCGATTCTAAGGTGATCGCCGCGTGCCGCGGCAGAATCCTGGTCAAGGGCGGGGCCGAGGGCGTGCATGCGGCGGCCTTGCCGGAGAAGGGAATCGGCGTGGCGATCAAGATCGAGGATGGCGCCGGACGCGCCTCTGGCATCGCCATGGGTCAAGCCCTTGTCCGCCTGGGCGCGCTCAGCCGGGAGGAGGCCGCATCGCTCGCCGATGAATTCACCCCAACATTGAGGAATTGGGTCGGCACCCCGGTCGGCCAGATTCACCCCGCCAGCGACGCGGCGTTCTGA